In the genome of Cellvibrio sp. KY-YJ-3, one region contains:
- a CDS encoding ABC transporter ATP-binding protein — MSEKKAMRLELLALTKAYPGCIANDSVSLQVEPGEIHALLGENGAGKSTLMKMIYGVVKPDAGQMLWNDKEVSISGPAHARQLGMGMVFQHFSLFETLTVTENIALYLTPAEYGNLERLRERIIAVGDEYGLAINPDRLVHSLSVGEQQRVEIIRCLLQDIQLLILDEPTAVLTPPEVAQLIAVLKKLARKGCSILFISHKLHEVNALCDKATILRGGKVTGTCVPSETSPTQMARLMLGDELELQDSMPAGSAGECLLALDKITVKPRDAFAIHLQDIQLQLHAGEILGLAGVAGNGQDELVDLINGELRSDSGSLLLGGNDIGQLGVQQRRRLGMGVVPADRIGRGALGNMSLTENNLLTGYINQSGKFGWLNWPLLKNRATDIIAKYKVKATGADASAKSLSGGNLQKFIIGREILQNPKVLVCFHPTWGVDVGAANLIHQELIKLRDKGAAILVISEDLDELYLLADRLGALCGGRLSPLAAKAEVPLGQLGQWMTGNFGSHLADNTAAEVAHAH; from the coding sequence ATGTCTGAAAAAAAGGCCATGCGCCTTGAGCTATTAGCGCTCACCAAGGCTTACCCCGGCTGTATCGCTAACGACAGCGTGAGCCTGCAGGTTGAACCGGGCGAGATCCATGCGCTGCTCGGCGAAAACGGCGCCGGTAAAAGTACCTTGATGAAAATGATTTACGGCGTGGTGAAACCCGATGCCGGGCAAATGCTGTGGAACGATAAAGAAGTGAGCATTAGCGGCCCCGCCCATGCGCGCCAATTGGGGATGGGCATGGTGTTCCAGCACTTTTCCCTGTTTGAAACCCTGACCGTGACCGAAAATATCGCGCTCTATTTAACACCTGCCGAATACGGCAATTTGGAGCGATTGCGCGAACGCATTATCGCGGTGGGCGATGAATATGGCCTGGCGATAAATCCTGACCGCTTGGTGCACAGTTTGTCGGTGGGCGAACAACAGCGGGTGGAAATTATTCGCTGCCTGCTGCAGGACATCCAACTGCTAATTCTTGACGAACCCACCGCCGTACTCACGCCGCCAGAAGTGGCACAGCTGATTGCTGTGCTGAAAAAACTTGCGCGCAAAGGGTGCAGCATTTTGTTTATCTCGCACAAATTGCACGAAGTGAATGCACTGTGCGACAAGGCCACCATTCTGCGCGGCGGCAAGGTCACCGGCACCTGTGTGCCGAGTGAAACAAGCCCCACCCAAATGGCGCGCCTGATGCTGGGCGATGAATTGGAATTGCAGGATTCCATGCCCGCCGGCAGCGCCGGTGAATGCCTGCTCGCGCTCGATAAGATTACGGTGAAACCGCGCGATGCATTTGCGATTCACCTGCAAGACATTCAACTGCAGTTACACGCGGGCGAAATTCTTGGCCTTGCCGGTGTGGCCGGTAACGGGCAAGACGAACTGGTGGATTTGATTAACGGCGAGCTGCGCAGCGATAGCGGCAGCCTGTTATTGGGCGGCAACGATATTGGCCAACTCGGCGTGCAACAGCGTCGTCGCCTGGGCATGGGTGTGGTGCCCGCCGACCGGATCGGGCGCGGTGCGCTGGGCAATATGAGCCTGACCGAAAATAATCTACTCACTGGCTACATCAACCAAAGCGGAAAATTCGGCTGGCTGAATTGGCCGCTACTTAAAAACCGCGCCACCGACATCATCGCCAAATACAAAGTCAAAGCGACCGGCGCCGATGCCAGCGCCAAAAGCCTCTCCGGCGGCAACCTGCAAAAATTTATTATCGGCCGTGAAATTCTGCAAAACCCGAAAGTGCTGGTGTGTTTTCACCCGACCTGGGGCGTGGATGTGGGCGCGGCGAATTTGATTCATCAGGAGCTGATCAAGCTGCGCGATAAGGGCGCGGCGATTTTGGTGATCAGCGAAGATTTGGATGAATTGTATTTATTGGCCGATCGCCTCGGCGCCCTGTGCGGCGGGCGCCTGTCACCGTTGGCAGCTAAAGCGGAGGTGCCTCTGGGGCAACTCGGCCAGTGGATGACCGGCAACTTTGGCAGCCACCTCGCTGACAACACAGCAGCGGAGGTTGCCCATGCGCATTGA